The Myxococcales bacterium genome contains the following window.
AAACCCGATCGAAATGGAAGGCACCTATCCGCTGCCCGAGGCGCAGGTCGACCGCTTCCTGACCAAGATCCTCATCCAGTACCCGAACCAGCAGGAACTGATGGCGATCCTCGACCGCACCACCGGCGCCGCGCCCCTCGAGGTGAAGACCGTCATGGACAGCGCGAAGATCCTCGCCGCCCAGAAGCTCGCCGCCGAGGTGCCCGTGCCCGACCACGTGCGCGACGCCGTCACCCGCCTGGTGCTGGCCACCCATCCCGAAAGCGACCTGGCCTCCGACATGGTGAAAAAGTACGTGCGTTACGGCGCCAGCCCGCGCGGCGGCCAGGCCATGTTGATGACGGCGAAGGTCACCTCCCTGATGGACAACCGCTACTCGGTGAGCCTCGACGACGTCAAATCGGTGTTGCACATCTGCATGCGCCACCGCCTGCTGCTGTCGTTCGAAGGCGAGGCGGAAGGCGTCAAGACCGACGACATTCTCGCCGATCTCGAAAAGCGGCTGCTGAAGTAGCCCGTCCGATTAAAGCGAAACGGCCGACGGATCGCCGCCGGCCGTTTTTATTTAATTCACCGGTTCTTTATTTGGTCTTCGGCAACTGTGGGCCCGCGCCGAGCATCAGCTTGCCCTGAAAATAGCGGCTCATGATCATCGGGTACTGCTCGGCCCACAGTTCCAGGCCGTCGCGACGGATCGACAGCAGGTTGAAGATTTTCGTGTTGTGCGGCAGGAAATTCGCCAGGTCGGCCGTCGGCGCAAATCGCGGGCAGGGAAACGAGGCGCACTCGCCGCAGAGAAACAAGCTTTTCTCCTTGGCGCAATAATAAGTCTCGCAGACCTTGCCTTGCAGCGGCGTCGGCGAACCGGCGGCCGGTCGGCAACCGGGACATTTGGCGCGATCGGGCGTGGTCTTCATCTGCTCGGCGAGCGATTGGGCCAGGGCTTCGTTCACGTTGGCCAAGTACAACGGACACTTCCCACAATACAATCCGCAGGGCGCCACCAGGTTCTCTTGCACCGGCATTGCTTCAATTCCTTTCCGCTGGCATTGAGTGACATTTCCACTGTAGCACTTTGACCGGGGGCAAGAAACCGACTCGCGGAATTTTTTTACTCGCGGGGGAGACTGAATCGCAAGCGCGTGTCGCCGACCAGAATGGTATCGAGGTTCGGCGTCAACCGATGCCGCTGCACCTTCTGATTGTTGACGAACAGGCCGTTGCGGCTGCCGAGGTCCTCGATCACGTAGCCCTCGGCCGTGTGCCGGATGACGGCGTGATGGCCGGAAACGAGTTTGTCGACCAGGGCCAGGTGGTTGTCGGGAGCGCGGCCGATGGTGAACGCGGCCTGCCGCATCAGGAACCGGCGGGCGCCGGCGCTTTCGCCGAAAACCTCGATGAACGGAAACCGCGCCAGCCGCTGCCGGCGGCCGGGCTCGAGGGCGACCTCCTCCGGGCGCAGCAGGCGGGTTTCGTCCAGTTCAGCGGGGCGCGGCCGGTCCGGTTCGTCGTCCGCGCCGCGCGGCCGGCGGCGCGCTTGCATGGCGTTGACCATCGTCGCGCTGTCGTCGACGGGCGGCGCGAACCATTCGAACGTCAGGGCGATGACGCCGACGATCAACTCGTCGCCGGCCGCCGCCGCCTCGTCGGCGGTTCCCAACGGGTGATGGTTGAGAAAGGTCGCGTTCTCCGAGCCGAGGTCGCGCACGGAAATCCGGCCGTCCGCCACCGTGACCAGCGCGTGCTCGCGCGAGCACTCGGGATCGTCGAATTGAATCTCGCAATGCGGCGCGCGGCCGATCCGGTTGGGCCCCTCGCGCAGGGGCAGTTCGATCCGGCGGCCTTGGTCGTCGGCGGCCACCAGGCGGGCCGTCAGGCGTTTACTTTCGCTCATGCGGATATTGTCGGGCGGGATTCGCCGCCCGGTCAAGCGAAAAGAAGGCGACGGTTTGCAGCCGGCCCGAGTCCTGGCATACAATTTATCCACCTTCCGAGGATGCAGTGGGGGCCGCCATGGAAGATCGTTTTTACAAGAACGTGCTCGATCATCTGCACGACGGCATCTATTTCGTCGACCGCGAGCGCCGCATCACCTATTGGAACCAGGGCGCCGAACGGCTGACGGGTTATTCCGCCGCCGAAATGGTCGGCCGTTATTGCCACG
Protein-coding sequences here:
- a CDS encoding FHA domain-containing protein; this encodes MSESKRLTARLVAADDQGRRIELPLREGPNRIGRAPHCEIQFDDPECSREHALVTVADGRISVRDLGSENATFLNHHPLGTADEAAAAGDELIVGVIALTFEWFAPPVDDSATMVNAMQARRRPRGADDEPDRPRPAELDETRLLRPEEVALEPGRRQRLARFPFIEVFGESAGARRFLMRQAAFTIGRAPDNHLALVDKLVSGHHAVIRHTAEGYVIEDLGSRNGLFVNNQKVQRHRLTPNLDTILVGDTRLRFSLPRE
- a CDS encoding AAA domain-containing protein, yielding MSDYQARVAEFSALLREVRNQIGQVIVGQQTVVTELLKTIFANGHALIEGVPGLGKTLLVSTLGQVFRLGSRRIQFTPDLMPADILGTNLIVEDAAGRKRFEFQKGPVFTQIVLADEINRATPKTQSALLQAMQERSVTVAGVTYELDKPFFVLATQNPIEMEGTYPLPEAQVDRFLTKILIQYPNQQELMAILDRTTGAAPLEVKTVMDSAKILAAQKLAAEVPVPDHVRDAVTRLVLATHPESDLASDMVKKYVRYGASPRGGQAMLMTAKVTSLMDNRYSVSLDDVKSVLHICMRHRLLLSFEGEAEGVKTDDILADLEKRLLK
- a CDS encoding DUF3795 domain-containing protein, with amino-acid sequence MPVQENLVAPCGLYCGKCPLYLANVNEALAQSLAEQMKTTPDRAKCPGCRPAAGSPTPLQGKVCETYYCAKEKSLFLCGECASFPCPRFAPTADLANFLPHNTKIFNLLSIRRDGLELWAEQYPMIMSRYFQGKLMLGAGPQLPKTK